A genomic segment from Vicugna pacos chromosome 17, VicPac4, whole genome shotgun sequence encodes:
- the ZXDC gene encoding zinc finger protein ZXDC isoform X2 has translation MDAPASLAAPAPASRGPQLGGGPGRARRAPGPARRRLLLLRGPEDGAQEPRRGEARAAGPDGGGGGGDSFVVLLEVARGAAEAPGRREPEPEPGGAASPAGCPAQAPGAAALAPRPGAPLAGPGAAGGQDLLVRLERGVLALAAPPRGPAPGQEAASPAEGRRVPAGPGYRCPEPQCALAFAKKHQLKVHLLTHGGSQGRRPFKCPLDGCGWAFTTSYKLKRHLQSHDKLRPFGCPVGGCGKKFTTVYNLKAHMKGHEQESLFKCEVCAERFPTHAKLSSHQRSHFEPERPYKCDFPGCEKTFITVSALFSHNRAHFREQELFSCSFPGCSKQYDKACRLKIHLRSHTGERPFVCDSDSCGWTFTSMSKLLRHKRKHEDDRRFTCPVEGCGKSFTRAEHLKGHSVTHLGTKPFVCPVEGCCARFSARSSLYIHSKKHLQDVAAPKSRCPVSSCDRLFTSKHSMKAHMVRQHRRPPDLFPPLAAPTSSLGGPTDLAALFSDPPGEGGGAAGAPDEVLSAGILTIDVTSVSSSLGGSLPASHGSLGPMDPLVLVAHSDVPPSLDGPLVLGTAAAVLQPSSFVVDDVQAAGALGCLLALPLGNLSQDPQALTASSSPAASASLLTSAGSPQGSTSVPELLVPIKVEPDLPPGPDAAGRPQHSGGAARPVEEPSPQRDVGRGAGTGSLYLLCDAGLPQFPEHRWRVVDGPQEGGGPARTDSRAIQQAQERKQRGAGGHAGAAGAARSEGQGDPGPASPSGLLWGSLVVPGGALPGPAPAGVPCVQVQLLQDAPVGDVVLPVALSPQPPALHPLFAVDVPIYALQEALPAAGGAAGPEDVPSLGRSGSRR, from the exons ATGGACGCGCCGGCGTCGCTCGCCGCTCCGGCCCCGGCCTCGCGCGGACCCCAGCTGGGTGGCGGCCCCGGCCGGGCCCGCAGAGCCCCGGGCCCCGCGCGCCGCCGCCTGCTGCTGTTGCGGGGCCCCGAGGACGGCGCGCAGGAGCCGCGGCGCGGGGAGGCCCGGGCGGCGGGCcccgacggcggcggcggcggcggcgactcctTCGTGGTGCTGCTGGAAGTGGCGCGCGGCGCGGCCGAGGCCCCCGGGCGGCGGgagcccgagcccgagcccgGCGGCGCCGCGAGCCCTGCCGGCTGCCCCGCGCAGGCTCCCGGTGCCGCTGCCCTCGCCCCCCGGCCCGGCGCGCCCCTCGCGGGCCCCGGGGCCGCGGGCGGCCAGGACCTGCTGGTGCGCCTGGAGCGCGGCGTCCTCGCGCTGGCCGCGCCGCCCCGGGGCCCGGCGCCCGGCCAGGAGGCCGCTAGCCCGGCCGAGGGTCGCCGCGTGCCCGCCGGCCCCGGCTACCGCTGCCCGGAGCCGCAGTGCGCGCTCGCCTTCGCCAAGAAGCACCAGCTCAAGGTGCACCTGCTGACGCACGGCGGCAGCCAGGGCCGGCGGCCCTTCAAGTGCCCGCTGGACGGCTGCGGCTGGGCCTTCACCACGTCCTACAAGCTCAAGCGGCACCTGCAGTCGCACGACAAGCTGCGGCCCTTCGGCTGCCCGGTGGGCGGCTGCGGCAAGAAGTTCACTACCGTGTACAACCTCAAGGCGCACATGAAGGGCCACGAGCAGGAGAGCCTGTTCAAGTGCGAGGTGTGCGCCGAGCGCTTCCCCACGCACGCCAAGCTCAGCTCGCACCAGCGCAGCCACTTCGAGCCCGAGCGGCCCTACAAGTGTGACTTTCCCG GCTGCGAGAAGACCTTCATCACTGTGAGCGCGCTCTTCTCCCACAACCGGGCCCACTTCCGGGAGCAGGAGCTCTTTTCCTGCTCCTTCCCTGGGTGTAGCAAGCAGTACGACAAAGCCTGTCGCCTGAAAATACACCTGCGGAGCCACACAG GAGAAAGGCCTTTTGTCTGTGACTCTGACAGCTGCGGCTGGACCTTCACCAGCATGTCCAAACTCCTGAGGCACAAAAG gaagcatgaggatgACCGGAGGTTCACCTGCCCTGTCGAGGGCTGTGGGAAGTCGTTCACGCGGGCGGAGCACCTTAAGGGCCACAGCGTCACGCACCTGGGCACCAAGCCCTTCGTCTGCCCCGTGGAAG GGTGCTGCGCCAGGTTCTCCGCACGGAGCAGTCTCTACATTCATTCCAAGAAGCACCTGCAGGACGTGGCTGCCCCGAAAAGCCGGTGTCCCGTCTCCAGCTGTGACCGGCTCTTCACCTCCAAACACAGCATGAAGGCGCACATGGTCAGACAGCACCGCCGGCCCCCAG ACCTCTTTCCTCCGCTGGCCGCACCCACCAGCAGCCTCGGTGGCCCCACGGACCTGGCAGCTCTCTTCTCCGACCCACCGGGGGAGGGCGGTGGTGCAGCCGGGGCCCCTGACGAGGTGCTGAGCGCTGGAATCCTGACCATCGACGTGACTTCTGTGAGCTCCTCTCTCGGAGGGAGCCTCCCTGCCAGTCATGGGTCCTTGGGGCCGATGGACCCGCTGGTCTTGGTGGCCCACAGTGACGTTCCCCCGAGCCTGGACGGCCCCCTCGTCCTCGGGACGGCAGCCGCAGTCCTGCAGCCGAGCAGCTTTGTTGTGGACGACGTGCAGGCTGCGGGCGCGCTGGGCTgtctcctggctctgcccctggggAACTTGAGCCAGGACCCACAGGCCTTGACCGCCAGCAGCAGTCCTGCCGCCAGCGCCTCCCTGCTGACCTCGGCAGGCAGCCCCCAGGGAAGCACCAGTGTCCCGGAGCTGCTGGTTCCAATCAAAGTGGAGCCGGACTTGCCTCCTGGCCCCGACGCTGCCGGGCGGCCGCAGCACAGTGGAGGGGCGGCCCGACCCGTGGAGGAGCCCAGTCCCCAGAGAGACGTGGGGCGCGGTGCGGGGACCGGCAGCTTGTACTTG CTCTGTGACGCTGGGCTGCCGCAGTTCCCCGAGCACAGATGGCGAGTGGTGGACGGGCCCCAG GAAGGCGGGGGCCCAGCGAGAACTGACTCCAGAGCCATTCAGCAAGCCCAGGAAAGAAAGCAGAGAGGAGCTGGGGGCCACGCAG GAGCTGCAGGGGCTGCTCGGAGTGAAGGGCAAGGGGATCCAGGCCCGGCCAGCCCGAGCGGCTTGCTGTGGGGGAGCCTCGTGGTTCCCGGCGGGGCTCTGCCTGGACCCGCCCCCGCTGGGGTGCCGTGCGTCCAGGTCCAGCTGCTGCAG GACGCCCCGGTGGGTGACGTGGTCCTGCCGGTGGCGCTCAGCCCGCAGCCTCCTGCCCTGCACCCGCTGTTTGCTGTCGACGTGCCCATCTACGCCCTGCAG
- the ZXDC gene encoding zinc finger protein ZXDC isoform X4: MDAPASLAAPAPASRGPQLGGGPGRARRAPGPARRRLLLLRGPEDGAQEPRRGEARAAGPDGGGGGGDSFVVLLEVARGAAEAPGRREPEPEPGGAASPAGCPAQAPGAAALAPRPGAPLAGPGAAGGQDLLVRLERGVLALAAPPRGPAPGQEAASPAEGRRVPAGPGYRCPEPQCALAFAKKHQLKVHLLTHGGSQGRRPFKCPLDGCGWAFTTSYKLKRHLQSHDKLRPFGCPVGGCGKKFTTVYNLKAHMKGHEQESLFKCEVCAERFPTHAKLSSHQRSHFEPERPYKCDFPGCEKTFITVSALFSHNRAHFREQELFSCSFPGCSKQYDKACRLKIHLRSHTGERPFVCDSDSCGWTFTSMSKLLRHKRKHEDDRRFTCPVEGCGKSFTRAEHLKGHSVTHLGTKPFVCPVEGCCARFSARSSLYIHSKKHLQDVAAPKSRCPVSSCDRLFTSKHSMKAHMVRQHRRPPDLFPPLAAPTSSLGGPTDLAALFSDPPGEGGGAAGAPDEVLSAGILTIDVTSVSSSLGGSLPASHGSLGPMDPLVLVAHSDVPPSLDGPLVLGTAAAVLQPSSFVVDDVQAAGALGCLLALPLGNLSQDPQALTASSSPAASASLLTSAGSPQGSTSVPELLVPIKVEPDLPPGPDAAGRPQHSGGAARPVEEPSPQRDVGRGAGTGSLYLEGGGPARTDSRAIQQAQERKQRGAGGHAGAAGAARSEGQGDPGPASPSGLLWGSLVVPGGALPGPAPAGVPCVQVQLLQDAPVGDVVLPVALSPQPPALHPLFAVDVPIYALQEALPAAGGAAGPEDVPSLGRSGSRR; encoded by the exons ATGGACGCGCCGGCGTCGCTCGCCGCTCCGGCCCCGGCCTCGCGCGGACCCCAGCTGGGTGGCGGCCCCGGCCGGGCCCGCAGAGCCCCGGGCCCCGCGCGCCGCCGCCTGCTGCTGTTGCGGGGCCCCGAGGACGGCGCGCAGGAGCCGCGGCGCGGGGAGGCCCGGGCGGCGGGCcccgacggcggcggcggcggcggcgactcctTCGTGGTGCTGCTGGAAGTGGCGCGCGGCGCGGCCGAGGCCCCCGGGCGGCGGgagcccgagcccgagcccgGCGGCGCCGCGAGCCCTGCCGGCTGCCCCGCGCAGGCTCCCGGTGCCGCTGCCCTCGCCCCCCGGCCCGGCGCGCCCCTCGCGGGCCCCGGGGCCGCGGGCGGCCAGGACCTGCTGGTGCGCCTGGAGCGCGGCGTCCTCGCGCTGGCCGCGCCGCCCCGGGGCCCGGCGCCCGGCCAGGAGGCCGCTAGCCCGGCCGAGGGTCGCCGCGTGCCCGCCGGCCCCGGCTACCGCTGCCCGGAGCCGCAGTGCGCGCTCGCCTTCGCCAAGAAGCACCAGCTCAAGGTGCACCTGCTGACGCACGGCGGCAGCCAGGGCCGGCGGCCCTTCAAGTGCCCGCTGGACGGCTGCGGCTGGGCCTTCACCACGTCCTACAAGCTCAAGCGGCACCTGCAGTCGCACGACAAGCTGCGGCCCTTCGGCTGCCCGGTGGGCGGCTGCGGCAAGAAGTTCACTACCGTGTACAACCTCAAGGCGCACATGAAGGGCCACGAGCAGGAGAGCCTGTTCAAGTGCGAGGTGTGCGCCGAGCGCTTCCCCACGCACGCCAAGCTCAGCTCGCACCAGCGCAGCCACTTCGAGCCCGAGCGGCCCTACAAGTGTGACTTTCCCG GCTGCGAGAAGACCTTCATCACTGTGAGCGCGCTCTTCTCCCACAACCGGGCCCACTTCCGGGAGCAGGAGCTCTTTTCCTGCTCCTTCCCTGGGTGTAGCAAGCAGTACGACAAAGCCTGTCGCCTGAAAATACACCTGCGGAGCCACACAG GAGAAAGGCCTTTTGTCTGTGACTCTGACAGCTGCGGCTGGACCTTCACCAGCATGTCCAAACTCCTGAGGCACAAAAG gaagcatgaggatgACCGGAGGTTCACCTGCCCTGTCGAGGGCTGTGGGAAGTCGTTCACGCGGGCGGAGCACCTTAAGGGCCACAGCGTCACGCACCTGGGCACCAAGCCCTTCGTCTGCCCCGTGGAAG GGTGCTGCGCCAGGTTCTCCGCACGGAGCAGTCTCTACATTCATTCCAAGAAGCACCTGCAGGACGTGGCTGCCCCGAAAAGCCGGTGTCCCGTCTCCAGCTGTGACCGGCTCTTCACCTCCAAACACAGCATGAAGGCGCACATGGTCAGACAGCACCGCCGGCCCCCAG ACCTCTTTCCTCCGCTGGCCGCACCCACCAGCAGCCTCGGTGGCCCCACGGACCTGGCAGCTCTCTTCTCCGACCCACCGGGGGAGGGCGGTGGTGCAGCCGGGGCCCCTGACGAGGTGCTGAGCGCTGGAATCCTGACCATCGACGTGACTTCTGTGAGCTCCTCTCTCGGAGGGAGCCTCCCTGCCAGTCATGGGTCCTTGGGGCCGATGGACCCGCTGGTCTTGGTGGCCCACAGTGACGTTCCCCCGAGCCTGGACGGCCCCCTCGTCCTCGGGACGGCAGCCGCAGTCCTGCAGCCGAGCAGCTTTGTTGTGGACGACGTGCAGGCTGCGGGCGCGCTGGGCTgtctcctggctctgcccctggggAACTTGAGCCAGGACCCACAGGCCTTGACCGCCAGCAGCAGTCCTGCCGCCAGCGCCTCCCTGCTGACCTCGGCAGGCAGCCCCCAGGGAAGCACCAGTGTCCCGGAGCTGCTGGTTCCAATCAAAGTGGAGCCGGACTTGCCTCCTGGCCCCGACGCTGCCGGGCGGCCGCAGCACAGTGGAGGGGCGGCCCGACCCGTGGAGGAGCCCAGTCCCCAGAGAGACGTGGGGCGCGGTGCGGGGACCGGCAGCTTGTACTTG GAAGGCGGGGGCCCAGCGAGAACTGACTCCAGAGCCATTCAGCAAGCCCAGGAAAGAAAGCAGAGAGGAGCTGGGGGCCACGCAG GAGCTGCAGGGGCTGCTCGGAGTGAAGGGCAAGGGGATCCAGGCCCGGCCAGCCCGAGCGGCTTGCTGTGGGGGAGCCTCGTGGTTCCCGGCGGGGCTCTGCCTGGACCCGCCCCCGCTGGGGTGCCGTGCGTCCAGGTCCAGCTGCTGCAG GACGCCCCGGTGGGTGACGTGGTCCTGCCGGTGGCGCTCAGCCCGCAGCCTCCTGCCCTGCACCCGCTGTTTGCTGTCGACGTGCCCATCTACGCCCTGCAG